TAGAATGTATGTGACCAACAAATCATTATATTAGAAGCAAGCTAAGCTAACATCACCTCATAAATCGTTGAGTTGACCACAAAACGTTTGACTTTGGACCATAAATCTTTACTATTCTCTACCACTTTTTACCACCTGGAAGAGGGCGGTTGTCATACTGAGCACATTTTTCAATTCACCGTTAATTTGTATTAATATACAAATATAATAACTAATTTATCAATCAAATAAAAATCTGCATTTAAAAGAAAACCTGCAGCCAAGCACCAGAAACTGCTTCTATATATTCAACGGTAGTACTGTTGTAAGTTCTCAATGAGATGCGGAATATATTGAAAACATGCAAGTGCAAACAACAATTCATGGTTCTGAACAGAAAAAAACTAATGAGTTCAGCATTAAACTTGCCTTTTGCCCTGTTTTAAACTTTTTATGATTTCCTTTTAGCAATATCCAGATTAACCATTAACCATTAACCATTAATATTATAATGCAACTTAAATATTAAAAGACAAGAGTGAGTAATAACAAACAATATTGAAATTTATAATACTGAAAACAATTTAGTAAATAATCAAATAAGATGAGCAAATTCTATATATGGAGAAGACCAATTTAGTTTAAACATATCAGTATGTGGTGATTTCTCAAGACAACATCTTTGAGATCTCTCTGTCTTCTTCTTCTCCATTTAATCATCCCTTCTACGAGTTGCTTCCATGAGCGACTGTCTTCAATGGACGACACCTTGACATACTTAGGATGGCAAATTGAAATAAACACATCAAAGAGTGATGAGTGGTCCCACATATGCGAAATTGGAAATCTATCAAATGATATCTCCTCAACATTCGTAGCTGAAGGAAACTTGACTCTTGTTTTGATATCATAAACATTTATGTTACGTAGCATTGCAACTGTTGTTTAGACCATTTGTTTGGTTTTGGCAACAACTGTTGACCATTTGTGTCACATTTGAAGTAACATTATGCAATTAAAATTTAAGCCAAAATGCAGTAATAGTAAATGCATTAACATTAAGCCTTAGTGCAGTAAAAAAAAATGCAGTAACAATTTAAGGAAAAATGCAGTAACAGTTTAAACCAAAATGCAGTAAATTTAAACAAAAATGCAGTAACAAAAATGCATTTTGACGTAATAGGTAAAAAAaaaagataccattgatggaatttgacaTACTTTTGAGaaacatgttctacattttaacaagttcataaacccattttatgaagataaagtgagcggaagcatgcaagtatcatgttatatatcaaccattttaaaagacaaattccataaatatatcaagtcttgaaaaatatgtgaaattgttgtagcaaccaaacacatacacaaaaccatacaagcatgcaaaataaaagtccacaatcatgccaaagtggtaagcacttgtttagccaaaacaagtgttacctaaagggttaaacaagtaagagattttaaacaaaatctcccacttaattttgtaattaatcttgtaattttttgatgtaatttattctacttggtttgtaaaatagaataggttgttatttcattttctagaaaagaattgtattaggatataattttgtaaagagaaaatgaagattcatgaagaagattacaagatggaacttTGAAGATAGTGTGCCCCTTCCATCATTCATGTACCATTACTAGACAGAGCTTTTGACTTGATACGTAGTAAGAAGATGGTAACATCACTAGCATGTAGTGATGTAACATTGTAACCGGTTTTGCCCCTTCAATCACCATCCATATATTTATATCCATGTATTATTTATAGGAATAGTTTTGTTCTATGGAGAATGCCTAGCTACCAATGTAGTTTAAACACAGCAGTATAACCATACGGATCGCAACTTAATCCCTCAAGAGAacttatataataaataattgaaaataatacTAAGAAACGGTGATGTGATACATAATCTTAAATTCACTTTcacttaatacaaataataattacaaCTATTAACTAATAGGTAATAAAAGAAAAGGGGGATGATTcttacacacacttttttgatcctcacacacctattttaacattttactcttctaataatattcaattggtgtgtgaggatcaaaaaagtgtgtgtgagaatcatcccccgacAAAAGAAAAGGCTGTTTGCCCCTTGATCATTCATGTACATCACTAGCATGTAACATTGTAACCGGTTTTGTCCCATCGATCAACATCCATCCATGTATTATTTATAGGAATAGTTTTGTTCAATGGAGAATACCTAGCTACCAGTTTAGTTTAAACACAGCAGTATAACCATAAGGATCACACCTTAATACCTCAATAAAATTTATTGGACCATCTTTCATTCCATTGCTATCGTTTTTTATTTCAACATCTTTAAGGTCGCTCCAGCCACTTGTCCATTTAATCATTGCTTCCACGACTAGCTTCCAGTTTAGTTTAAACGTACCACTAAAATAAGTATAGAGATCACAACTTAATCCATATCCCTCAACAGAACTACTACTTATTGGAGCATTTTTCAGAGTTTCCCATCTTCCATTTCTATCGTTTTTCATTTCAACATCTTTAAGGTCGCTTCGGCTTCTTGTCCATTTGATCATCGCTTCTTCGACTAGCTTCAAGGAGTGATTGTCCTGAATGGACGACACTTTCACATACTTGGGATGACAAATCGAAATAAACGCATCAAAGGGTGATGATGAGTGATCCCATAGATCCTTACTTGAAAAATTTTTAAATGTTATCTCCTCGACATTAGTAGCCGGTTTAAGATTAAGGTTTATGTTATAAGGCACTACATAATCATCAGGCATGTTTATAACTTCAATCTTAACCTTGCTCGATATATTGAATGCTTCCCAGATCCGGGTAAAGAAGGACGACGTAGAATATGTGCAGCTCAGCCTCAGCTTCAGTATTATTTCAATTTCCTTGAGAGCACTGGTTGGAAACGAGAGAATAGGCATTTTAAATCCCTCGTACCGGAAAAATAGTAACCTTGAAGGGCAAATGAACTTTAATGAAGCGTAATCACGATTGACATAACTGTCTTCCGTCCATACGAGTTTGAGTCTTTTCAAAGAAGTACAAGTGATTTCCATACAAGTCAACCAACAACATTCCATGTCAATGGTTAAACTTTCGAGAAAAGGAAATACTGAGTTGATGGTGTCAAGAAGTGTGCGGTTCATTATCACCTTGCTTAAACATAGGTGTCTCACACTTGCAAAAGAATCCGAGTTAGCAGCTAATCCATACTCTAGTCCCCTACAGCGTTCACTGAAACCGAACCCCGCACTCACCCATGGCTTTGACATGTAAGCAAACGAGCAAAGACATGGGACGTCATCAATTTCCAACTTGATATCTTCTCGTGGTGGAACTATTTTTAAATCTCGAAGAAAGCGGAGTCTTCTAACCTTGATTGTATCCAAAATATTGAGAAATCTAACGTTTATCACCTCAAGTAAGGTACATGTAGAGAATAGGTTATCAAGTACATCTTGACTTATGTACACTTTAACCAACTCCAACACTCGTAAAGACACACAATTGGTAACAGCTGGAGGAACCCATAATATGACATGACTGGAAAAAAAGTTAGGATCCACCTTTACACTAAGCGTACTAAGGTAATTATGACGGGAGATCAACATGGCTTCCAGCCATTTAGTCCTTATATAAGACCGACTGGTCGTATCACATGAGATCCTAAGGCTAGGGCTGGTAGACCAAGCATACAGCCATAACTTAGATAACACCATGGTACGGGCAGCTTCTCTTGCAGGTAAAAAAGATTGTACCATCTGGATTAACTCCACCACTTCTAACGGCACCATTACCAACCAATCCAATAGCTGTTTCTCTTAAATCAAATATTTATTCAAATCTTTACCTTTAAGATTAATTAACAAAAGATTAATTAATTAAGAGTTCATGTAAGCAATTTTACCTTTAAACTTCTTACTGCACGTACAACTTCTGTCCTTGACTACCGAATTGAATGGCAGGAAGCCTTatatatacaataatatatatataattagcacAGATTCATACTTAATCAATTTGCTGAGGTGAAGGCGTTAGAAATGGGCTGATCTTGGTGGCTGAGGTGGGGTTGGATAAACTGGGTATATCTCATCTACAATTTGCTGACGACACTATATTTTTTTGGTAAGTGGAGTAAGAGAAACGTGTCGAACGTGCAGAAAACTCTGATACGTTTTGAGAAAGTTTCTGGACTTAAAATAAACATGACCAAAAGCAGTTTACGTGGGGTGGGGGTTGCTCAGTCTGATATTGAACATCTTGCTCTAAGGATTGGCTGTGGGGTGGGCAAACTACCTGTTAATTATCTAGGCATGCCTATTGGTGATATGTGTAAGTTGAGTGGTTGGAAGACAGTGGTTGATAAATTCACGAAGAGGTTATCGGAATGGAAGGCGCGTACGATGTCATATGGGGGCGATTAACCCTTATACAATCGGTTCTTAGTAGCCTTCAATTTTATTTCTTCGCGTTATTCCGTGCTCCCTCAGGTGATATTAATCTTCTCGAGAAATTGCGTCGTAagtttttttggggcgggacgggtaGTGACTCAAAATTGTCGTGGGTTAAATGGGAATCGATCCTTGTTTCATATGGGGCGGGCGGGTTAAATATTGGGTCCCTCAAGGCTAAAAATTGGGCTTTGGTGGGAATATGGTGGTGGCGCTTTCGTACCGAAAGTACCGCACTATGGGTTAAGGTCATCAAAAGCATTTATGGGCGGGACGGGGATTGAGGTCTACTAATTCTACTACTACGTGCAGATCTAATTCGGTTTGGAGCAACATTATCAAACTTGGGAAAGATGTGCTCAACATTGGACTAGACTTTAACTTGTTGTTCGAGAAAAAGCTTGGCGATGGTGGGGACACATTCTTCTGGGAGGACGTCTGGGTTGGTGGTACGCGTTTAAAAGAAAGATTTCTTCGACTATATCAGTTGGAAGTCAATCAAAATGTGATGGTGAAGGATAGAGTAACAGTTGATAATGGCTCTTGGTCTTTTTCGTGGCATTTGATGAGGAGCATTAGAGGTAGATTAGTCGGTGAGTTAGAGGAACTAACCTCACTGATCCAAGGGATTAAGGGCTTCGACAATAGGGGTGGGTCGTGTGTGTGCAAGCTGGACAACAGTGGGGTGTATCGGACGAAGGTAATGGCCTACACAATCGACGATCTTATCTTGGCAGGTTATGTTTCCAACTCTGGTACACTACACAACAATTTAATACCGCAAAAGGTAGGCATATTCATATGGTGGGTTCTCAAGGGACGTATAGCGGTAAGAACGGAATTAGACAAACGTGGTGTAGATCTCGGGTCCGTTTTATGCCCCCTATGCAGCGAGGTACCTGAATCTGTCGAGCACGCCTTACTTTCTTGCAAATGTGTTCAAGAAATCTGGAATGGGATGTATAAATGGTGGGGCCGGAGTGCTCCTAGCGTCGTGAATATTCTTAATATGTTCTCGGGGGATGGAGGTGGCGGGTTTGCGGGTGTGGCAAAAGCGATTTGGCAGGCGGTCGAGTGGGTCACGGGTATTATATTTGGAATAACAGAAACCAAAAAACTTTTCACAAAGATTCATGGGCTACTCCGAAAATCGTTAGTGAAATCGAAGTAAAGACGTTCGAATGGGTTAATAACCGGTTAAAGCATAAACTGCTAGATTGGCAAAGGTGGTTGTTAGACCCGATGAGTAATTTCGATCCTGGATAGGGTGGCAACGTAGTTTTGACGGATGCTATCATAAGACTTCGAGTTCCTTAAATCATACTTGTATATATTCTCATGTTTGGGCTGTTTTTTTATATATTAGGCCTACTGTTATCGATCAAAAGTGTGAATGTATAGTGTGAGTTATGTGTAGAATGTGGGGGTTATGTGCAGACTCTTTGTGCAGCCCTTGCATTCcttctttgtaattctttcatgcaATGTTATATATCGcttgtttgcctttcaaaaaaaaaaaaaaaaaaaaaaaaaaaaaaaaaaaaaaaaaaaacttgtaataTCCATCAAGATATTACAAGAGAAGAGATTGACCCTCTTAACCACCCTCGGTCAAGTATAATCCTGAACGCATTTGAACGTTAATTGGGATCGATCGCTTATACATTCTAAGCTATGCACTCAAGATTAAAAGACTTGATCAAATTGCGTTATCCGTGAGACTTATCCGATTAACGTAccagtttcgacccatttagtaCTTATCAAAACACTTCACATTTGAATATTTGATCTTACAAGTATTATGGGAACGTTTATAAACTTACGTCAGATTCTGTAACATATATACACCAATTAATATTATTTCTTTATTTAAGGGATTCTTCAACCCGGTTGGTCACTTTCGATTCAAGTAGTAACTTCAACCCACTTTCATTTTGTTCCATCCCATCACTGTAATACAAATCTAATAACGTATACTGAGTTGATGCATAATCTCTAGTTCTACGTTTATTATTTGTATACACTCAATCATGTGATAACATTTTATATTGTGACTATCGAATCTTTATGTGTTGCGTTTATATTTAATCAATAGTTAAACTGCAAACACAGTCGACCTAGTTAGTTCACTCACTCGACTGACTGAGtccacacagtcgaccgactgtcttagacagtcgaccgactgtgtctgatggcagtatatatacgggtttagaccTCCATTGTGAGGTTACTCATTCTATCAACCCTAATCCGTGTGTTTTCGTTCCAGTCGATTCCCAAGTCCAATACCACCAAATGTTAGGAGTCGTTCAAATCTAGATTTTCATTCTAAGTTTGACCTATTTGACACCGATACGACCCGTTATTCGATTAAACCTTGTTTTAGAGTTTTCCGCCTCTAGATCGAGTTACAAACGATTCAAGATCCTTAATCTATTCGTCTACATACTGTATTAGAGTTATAAAGCTCAAACAATGGACTTTTGACCAATTCTAGTCTTCTTATCATTTCAACACTTTAATCAACTTATAACAAGGTCTTATCAATCAATTTCATTATATTTTAACTCCTAATAACTTACCAAGTATTAACAGATGTTGCTCAAGGGTTGATTGACACATTTTACAACGTTACCaaaaaaatatttttaaccaaATACAGGCATTCatcataatattagtttaaattatGCTGAATCACACACGATGGTTTCTAATTGAATATATGATGCTTAAATTTCAATAGATAATTACATCAGCATACCCAATTAGCAAAATCCCAATTTCAATATTAACATAAACCCTAACATCGTATAAAAATTAAGAATTTACCTTAATTACATTGAGATCCTTGACAGTCACAAGTATCCATCATGAATTCACGATACGCCTTGAAACGTGTACTCAATTTGGTCGCTGTTCGTGTATATGAAAATCTAATGAAGCAAAAAACATCTCCGATAGTAATTTCCTTGATTTAATTTGCTGGCCAAACTTTTTGGTAATGAGCAGAAAAGGTCCCTTTACTTTCTTTTTACCCCTTTAGACTTTTTAACACTGACCTTTCAACCAATTATATAATATGAGTAATACATACATAGTACAGTAATGTTTGTTTGTTTTTGGGTGTAATGGTTTGTCTAAGTGGGTTAGTTATTGTATGTCAACCCAGCTTGTTCCCTGTTGTAAGTTCCAATTTTCACTTTTTGCGTGAAAAATGGTTATTAATATATTTTCCTGCTTTTttccaaaaaataaaataaaattagtaTGAGTTATTATGAGTAGTACAATATGTATCATGTTCAAATTTTTGGAGATTTTCATCAGTGGTTACTCGCCATCAATTGTTTCTAGGCGTTTACAATTTTCAGGTGCTTCTTTGGGCTCAAGTTGTGTATTGTCGTCGGGTCGACTAGTCTCACTTGTTATTGTTAGTAGTTTGTTTGTGTATTGTTGGTATTGTTGCAAGTTTTAGCCTCAAGTTTGTTAATCTAAGGTTGTTCACCTAGATCGTTAGATCTATTCACACCAGTCGGTAGGATATGTCAACTGTAACTTTGGCTTCTTGTCCATTTGATCATCGCTTCTTTGACTAGCTTCAAGGAGTGACTGTCTTGAATGGACGACACTTTGACATACTTGGGATGACAAATCGAAATAAACGCATCAAAGGGTGATGATGAGTGATCCCATAGATCCTtacttgaaatttttttaaatgttATCTCCTCGACATTAGTAGCCGGTTTAAGATTAAGGTTTATGTTACAAGGCACTACATAATCATCAGGCATGTTTATAACTTCAATCTTAACCTTGCTCGATATGTTGAATGCTTCCCAGATCCGGGTAAAGAAGGACGACGTAGAATATGTGCAGCTCAGCCTCAGCTTCAGTATTATTTCAATTTCCTTGAGAGCACTGGTTGGAAACGAGAGAATAGGCATTTTAAATCCCTCGTACCGGAAAAATAGTAACCTTGAAGGGCAAATGAACTTTAATGAAGCGTAATCACGATTGACATAACTGTCTTCCATCCATACGAGGTTGAGTCTTTTCAAAGAAGTACAAGTGATTTCCATACAAGTCAACCAACAACATTCCATGTCAATGGTTAAACTTTCGAGAAAAGGAAATACTGAGTTGATGGTGTCAAGAAGTGTGCGGTTCATTATCACCTTGCTTAAACATAGGTGTCTCACACTTGCAAAAGAATCCGAATTAGCAGCTAATCCATACTCTAGTCACCTAGAGCGTTCACTGAAACCGAACCCGCACTCACCCATGGCTTTGACATGTAAGCAAACGAGCAAAGACTTGGGACGTCATCAATTTCCAACTTGATATCTTCTCGTAGTGGAACTATTTTTAAATCTCGAAGACAGCGGAGTCTTCTAATCTTGATTGTATCTAAAATATTGAGAAATCTAACGTTTATCACCTCAAGTAAAGTACAGGTAGAGAATAGGTTATCAAGTACATCTTGACTTATGTACACCTTAACCAACTCCAATACTCGTAAAGACACACAATTAGTAACAGCTGGAGGAACCCATAATATGACATGAAGGGAAAAAAAGTTAGGATCCACCTTTACACTAAGCGTACTAAGGTAATTATGACGGGAGATCAACATGGCTTCCAGCCATTTAGTCCTTATATAAGACCGACTGGTCGTATCACATGAGATCCTAAGGCTAGGGCTGGTAGACCAAGCATACAGCCATAACTTAGACAACACCATGGTACGGGCAGCTTCTCTTGCAGGTAAAAAAGATTGTACCATCTGGATTAACTCCACCACTTCTAACGGCACCATTACCAACCAATCCAATAGCTGTTTCTCTTAAATCAAATATTCATTCAAATCTTTACCTTTAAGATTAATTAACAGAAGATTAATTAACAAAAGATTAATTAATTAAGAGTTCATGTAAGCAATTTTACCTTTAAACTTCTTACTGCACGTACAACTTCTGTCCTTGACTACCGAATTGAATGACAGGAAGCCTTATATAtacaataatacatatacatatataattagcaCAGGTTCATATTTAATCAAACGTaattgttaggaagaggggatcgcctggacgttgggagatataaatttgagagaaaaacaactctattactcacaagaatagatttacagagtattacaaaactcttacaaaaaaaaactctcaaaaactcacacacactctctaggttgtgattacacttctctgagtgatttaggatgatttacaatgaaagtttgcatctctatttatagcaaaaattctatggcggtgaatggtTTGAACGAagaaggttggcggaagttggcggccgtcatcgtgttcaagtttgctaCTTCCGTATGAGTTGTTCAAAGCTGAAAACGTTGAACATCTAGATGGCAGCTGGAACAGAGtcatctagatgacggctggaaaccatcaattctccccctccagccgaatccacgaacattccaattatgtctctgcataacttcaacttttctcgagtcaccacctttgttaacatatccgcaggattctcctttgtatggatcttcactagtctcaacagttgtcgattaattacctcgcgtatccaatgatagcgaatatcaatatgttttgtacgggaatggtacatggagttcttgctcaaatttatagcactttgactgtcacaatataccttgtactccttttgcttgattccaaattcttgaagataacgctttaaccacaacattttttttcagcttctgcggcagcaatatactctgcttcagttgtggataatgcaacacacctctgtagtcttgactgccatgaaacagctccccctgcaaaagtgtaaatgaatcctgaagtagatttcctactatcaagatctccggccatatccgcatctgtatagccttccaagattggatcagctcccccgtaacaaagacatagattctttgtacctttaagatatctgagaatccattttaccgccttccaatgctctttcccggggttcgagagaaaacgactcactgttcccactgcgtgagcaatatcgggccttgtacacaccattgcatacatcaaacttccaactgctgaagaatatggtactgaagacatctccccgatctcttccttggatgagggacaagaactcttgcttaacttgaaatggttagctaatggaatgctaacaggtttggcattgttcatattgaaacgtgaaagcactcgttcaatatatttctcctgagatagccataaccttttattctttctgtctcgggttatttgcattcccaaaatctgttgagcctgtcctaagtctttcatgtcaaaagacttagagagttccttcttcagctggttgatcttcgttgcgtcttttcctatgatcaaaatatcgtctacataaagtagaagagcaacgaaatctccttcagaaaacttctgaatgtagacacactcgtctgctgcagttttcttgtacccgtgactcaccatgcacgagtcaaacttcttgtaccactgcctaggtgcctgctttaaaccgtacaaacttttcttcagcttgcttacgagattatctcctgaaacctcaaaaccttctggctgctccatgtaaatttcttcatgtaaatctccatgaagaaaagctgtctttacatccatctgttcaagctccaagttcatacttgcgaccaatccaagtatgactctaattgaagtcatcttgactactggtgaaaatatctcgtcaaaatcaatccctttcttctgttggaatcctttgactacaagtcgtgctttgtatttcaccacttttccactaccatcctttttcagcttgaacacccatttatttttcagtgccttcttcccgcgtggaagttctacaatctcataagtttgatttttctgcagagaatccattatgttgaggggtacgtgggaccgtcttctcatttcggatgccatatgatctgcaataggcatcgaactgtctggaagagtattcaccgccgttgtcggatcgaagacactttaacttctttcctgtctcacgttctaccatgacatggaactgtttgaagtaatcgaacacctggtccttcatcCGCAAGatatatacccacacctttcgaaaagcatcatcgataaacgttagaaagtatcggttgccgccaattgattcaacctctaagggaccgcaaacatcagagtgtaccagactgagtaactctgatcttctcgttgaagaggaattaaacgagactctatgttgcttaccaaacagacaatgattgcaaggatctagtgcagcgtccttgtctacattgataagctccttctttattagggtagacaaccctttctcactcatgtgaccgagtctctggtgccataaattttgtgaagcctccttttctgcaacattaatgctgtctgtgcagatcttcacatgagtcttgtacagtgtgccacaaatgtgtcctcgagcgactatcatagcgcctcttgacaatttccatgtgcctctactgaaatgactatcatagccctgtttatcgagagctactccggaaagtagattcagccgaagatctggcacatggcggacatccttcagagtgattgtgctcccggaacttgtctttatcttgacatcaccaattccgacaatctcagcagaactggaatttcccatcttcacaactccaaagtcaccagctttgtatgttgtgaagtattccttatatggagtcacgtggtaggaagctgcagtatctaccacccattctgtttcttctcgtgagacgtgaaggcatgtctcatcatgggttgaacaataagctacatcaccagagatagtcactaatgtttctccacccttattcttcggctgtgaactgctttgaccttgttcttcctttaatctatagcagttcttcttcatatgtccctctaatccacaatgatggcatttatatgttcgttttctgccatcagctgacctgcccctgctcttgcttctgcctctccatttatttttgctactcattcgctgtctcccccgattctctgtgacaaaggcatgggtctgatctgtgcccatgtcttttctccttgccttttcactgaatagggcatccttgaccattgacatggtaagtttgccattcggggctgagttgctgagtgttactaccagcgtttcccactatcgggaagggaactaagtagcagtagcgcctgaacttcatcgccaagcggcatctctacagacgataactggttgaccaagctctggaactcactggtatgctcggcaactgaagttccacttttgagcttcatgttgactaaacgcctcatcagcagggctttattccgagcagtcttggcctggtacatgtcctccaactttttccagaggacatatgcgtctgtctcttgtgcaacatggtggaagatactatgatcaatccattgacggatctgaccaatagtttttcggtttgatttcttccactctttctctttggcagaatcagggtttatacccttcaattcaataggatcgaacaaatccttacagctgaggagatcttccattcgaggtttccacagcgtgtagtttgtggctgtgagcataatcatagctccgaaagatgatgttgacttttctgtggacattatcaccttacaaataatttttcaacacaaacggggttgaattgtagaaaacggagatcaccgttacgtccggaacggttgaaaatggtggaatagacaattcgcggcttaaattccacttacgggg
This genomic window from Rutidosis leptorrhynchoides isolate AG116_Rl617_1_P2 chromosome 2, CSIRO_AGI_Rlap_v1, whole genome shotgun sequence contains:
- the LOC139890890 gene encoding uncharacterized protein; this encodes MVPLEVVELIQMVQSFLPAREAARTMVLSKLWLYAWSTSPSLRISCDTTSRSYIRTKWLEAMLISRHNYLSTLSVKVDPNFFSSHVILWVPPAVTNCVSLRVLELVKVYISQDVLDNLFSTCTLLEVINVRFLNILDTIKVRRLRFLRDLKIVPPREDIKLEIDDVPCLCSFAYMSKPWVSAGFGFSERCRGLEYGLAANSDSFASVRHLCLSKVIMNRTLLDTINSVFPFLESLTIDMECCWLTCMEITCTSLKRLKLVWTEDSYVNRDYASLKFICPSRLLFFRYEGFKMPILSFPTSALKEIEIILKLRLSCTYSTSSFFTRIWEAFNISSKVKIEVINMPDDYVVPYNINLNLKPATNVEEITFKNFSSKDLWDHSSSPFDAFISICHPKYVKVSSIQDNHSLKLVEEAMIKWTRSRSDLKDVEMKNDRNGRWETLKNAPISSSSVEGYGLSCDLYTYFSGTFKLNWKLVVEAMIKWTSGWSDLKDVEIKNDSNGMKDGPINFIEVLRCDPYGYTAVFKLNW